The Bradyrhizobium sp. WSM471 genome includes the window TCAGCTTCCGTTGGCCCTGCATCAACCCTGGAGCGGCGTGTCGATGATCGCGAGCCGCTGCTCGTTCTGCTTGAAGTTGATGCTGGCAACGCCGAGCATCGCGCGGAGCTTTGCGTCCTCGACCTTCATCGGTCCGGGCGAGGGGGCAGATCCCGGCGCCGGCTGCGGGAAGGCGGTCGAGCGGGCGGTATGGAACGTGACGTTGCCTTCGACCTTCTGCATCACCTGGTGAATGTGGCCGTTCAGCACGGTGACCGAACCAAAGCCCTTCACCTGTTCCAGCGCGCGGGCGCCGTCCTCAGTGCCCCAGCCCCATTCGGGGTAGACGGTCCAGAGCGGGATGTGGGCGAACAGCACGATCGGTGTCGATTTCGACTTGCCGCGCAGATCGTCCTCGAGCCAGGCGAGCTGCTCGGCGCCGAGATTGCCGAGGCCTCCGGCCTTGAGGTCGACGACATTGACGAGGCCGATGAAGTGCACGCCGCCGGCGTCGAACGAATACCAGCCCGCGCCCTTGGTGCCGCGGCCGTAGCGCTCGCGATAGAACTTCACGTCCTCGTCGAGGAAGTCATGCTCGCCGGGCACGTAATGCACGTCGAGCTTGCTCTGCGAGATGATGCGATCGGCATTGTCGAACTCGGCGGCCTTGGAGAGATGCGTGATGTCGCCAGTGTGGATCATGAACGACGGCTTGACCGGCATCGCGTTGATCTTGTTGATGGCTTCCTCCAGCGTGCCGAGCGCGTTGGGATTGGCCGGCTTGTCGAAGCCGACATGGCTGTCGCTGATCTGGAGGAAGGTCATTCCGGGCGCGGCCGCGGTCGCAGCTTGCGCGGAATCGATGATGCCGAGCGAGCGCGGCACGCCACCGGTGATGGTCCAGAGCACCCCGGTGCCGGCCCAGGTCATGCATTCCAACACCTTGCGGCGGCTCAAGCCGTCCTCGCCGTGATCATGTCCGCTCATCGCGCAGCTCCACTTCGCCCGGAATTGGGCTTCGGGGAGGTGATTGGGGGAGCGGGGGTCTTATTCCCGGACGCGATGACGTTTTCGTGAGGTGACGTGGATCGTAGCCCGTATGGAGCGCAGCGGAATACGGGACCAGACTTACGATACTCCGCGGATTTCGCCACGTCTCATCAGGCTACGCATTCACTTCGCATCCTCCAAAATCATCGTCGCGCCTTTCTCGGCGATCATCGCGGTCGGCGTGTTGGTGTTGCCCGACGTGATGGTCGGCATGATCGAGGCATCGACAATGCGAAGGCCGCCGAGGCCGTAGAAGCGCAGGCGTTCGTCGACCACCGCCATCGGATCACTCACCGCGCCCATCTTCGCGGTGCCGACGGGGTGGAAGATGGTGGTGCCGATGTCGCCTGCGGCCTTGGCGAGCGAGGCATCGTCATCACCGACGGCGGGGCCGGGCAGATATTCGCTCGGGCGATATTTTGCCAGCGCCTTCTGCTGCATCAGGCGGCGGGTGGTGCGGATGGCATCGGCGCCGACCTGACGGTCGTCATCCGTTGAAAGATAATTCGGCGCGATGATCGGCTTTTCGTCCGGCGTCGCCGAACGCAGACGTACGGTGCCGCGCGAGGTCGGCTGGAGATTGCAGGCGCTCACCGTGATCGCGGGGAAGCGGTGCAGGGGATCGCCGAACTTGTCGAGCGATAGCGGTTGCACGTGGAACTGGATGTTGGCGCGTGCGCGCGTCGCATCGGAGCGGGTGAAGATGCCGAGCTGCGACGGCGCCATGGTCAACGGCCCGCGGCGGCGGAAGGCGTAGTCGAGGCCCATCAGGCCGCGTCGAACCAGGTTGTAATAGGTCTCGTTCAGTGTGCGCACGCCCTCGACCTTGTAGATCGCGCGCTGCTGCAGATGATCCTGCAGATTGCGGCCGATGCCGGGCTTGTCCATCACGATGTCGATGCCGAGCGGCGACAGCCAGTCGGCGGGCCCAATGCCGGAGCGATGCAGCACCTGCACTGAGCCGATCGCGCCTGCCGAGAGGATCACCTCGCGTTTGGCACGCGTCTCGAAGATCTCGCCATTCTGGATGAAGCGCACGCCGATGGCGCGGCCCTGTTCGATGATCAGACGATCGACCAGCACATGCTTTTCGAGCCGCAGGTTCGGGCGGTTCAGTACCGGCTTGAGGAAGCCGCGTGCCGACGACCAGCGCCGGCCGCGCTTCTGGTTGACGTGGAAATAGCTGGTGCCTTCGTTGTCGCCGGTATTGAAATCCGGGATGCGTTTGATGCCCATTTCCTCGGCTGCATCGCCCACGGCATCGAGGACGTCCCAGGACAGCCGCGGCGCCTCGATGCGCCAGCCGCCCCCGGCGCCGTGATGCTCGCTCGCGCCGAGGAAGTGATCCTCGAGCTGTTTGAACAGCGGCCGCAAATCGTCATAACCCCAGCCGGTCATGCCGAGCTGGCGCCAGTGATCGTAATCGGCGGCCTGTCCGCGCATCGAAATCATGGCGTTGATCGCCGAAGAGCCGCCGATCACCTTGCCACGGGGATAGGCGAGCGACCGGCCGTTCAGGCCGGGCTCGGCCTCGGTCCTGAACATCCAGTCCGAGCGCGGATTACCGATGGCGAAGAGATAGCCGACGGGAATGTGGAACCAGATCCAGTTGTCGTCGCCGCCGGCTTCGAGGACGAGGACGCGATTGCTGGAATTGGCGGACAGCCGGTTGGCGAGGATGCAGCCTGCCGTGCCGGCCCCAACGACAATGTAGTCAAACTCACCTTCGAGCCGCCTTGGCATTCTGCTTCCACCCGACAGGCGTCATGCGCGGGATTGTCCCGGGCATCCACGCGCTTTCCGTTCTAATAGTCAGACGTGGATGGCCGGGACAAGCCCGGCCATGACGAGAGGACAGAGCTACCCCAGACCCTCCGCCAGTTGGGTGGACTGGTGCTTGCATGGTAGACAGGCCTGCATTTTCAATAAACCCCGAGACCCCTCCATGCCCATCGTGAACCGCGTCGCCGACCTTCAACCCGATATTCAGGCCTGGCGCCGGGACATCCACCAGTATCCGGAGCTGCTCTACGACGTCCACCGCACCGCAGCATTCGTCGCGGACCGCCTGCGCGAATTCGGCTGCGATGAGGTCGTGACGGGCATCGGCCAGACCGGCGTGGTCGGCGTGATCAAGGGCAGCAAGCCGGCCGGCGAGGGCCTCAAGGCCATCGGCCTGCGTGCCGACATGGATGCGCTACCGGTCGAGGAACAGACCAACCTGCCTTACGCTTCGAAGACCCCGGGCAAGATGCACGCCTGCGGTCATGACGGCCACACCGCGATGCTGCTCGGTGCTGCGCGTTATCTCGCCGAGACCCGCAACTTCGCCGGCGATGCGGTGGTGATCTTCCAGCCGGCCGAGGAGGGTGGCGCCGGCGGCTTGGCCATGGTCAAGGACGGCATGATGGAGCGCTTCGGCATCGAGCAGGTCTACGGCATGCACAACGGTCCGGGCATTCCGGTGGGCTCGTTCGCGATCCGGCCGGGTCCGATCATGGCGGCGACCGACGAGGTCGATATCATGATCGAGGGTCTCGGAGGCCATGCCGCGCGGCCGCACAAATGTGTCGATTCCGTTCTTGTCGGCGCACAGGTGATCACGGCGCTGCAGTCGATCGTCGCGCGCAGCGTCGATCCGTTGGAATCGGCCGTGATCTCGATCTGCGAGTTCCACGCGGGCAATGCCCGCAACGTGATTCCACAAACCGCGACATTGAGGGGCACCATCCGCACGCTGTCGCCCGAGGTGCGCAAGCTGGTGGAGAAGCGCGTGCACGAGGTCGTGGCGGGCGTGGCGCAGATCACCGGCGCCAAGATCGACCTGCACTACAAGCGGAATTATCCCGTGGTGAACAATCACGCCGCGGAGACCGAGATTGCGCGTCGCATCGCGGGGCAAGTTGCGGGCGAGGCCAATGTGCTCGAGATGTCGCCGCTGATGGGCGGCGAGGATTTCGCCTATATGCTGGAAGCGCGCCCCGGCGCCTTCATCTTCTGCGGCAACGGCGATAGCGCCGGCCTGCATCACCCCGCCTACAATTTCGATGACGAGGCGATCGTTTACGGCACGTCGTACTGGGTCAAGCTGGTCGAGGAGTCGCTCGCGGCGTCGTAAGGCTCTTACTTCACCTCGCCCCGCTTGCGGGGAGAGGTCGGAATTCAAGCGCAGCTTGAATTCCGGGTGAGGGGGACTCTCCGCGAGTCCGTCTCTCACCGCGATCGCGGAAGCAGCCCCTCACCCTGACCCTCTCCCCGTAAGAACGGGGAGAGGGAAAGAGCTCAGAAGATCCGCGAGAAGATCACGTACAGCGTGCCTGACAACAGGATCGCGACCGGCAAGGTCAGCACCCAGGCCATCACCATGTTCCTGATGGTGGCGACCTGGAGACCCGAACCGTTCGCGGCCATGGTGCCGGCGACGCCGGACGACAGCACGTGGGTGGTCGAGACCGGCAGCCCGAACACGTCGGCGGCGCCGATCGTGGCGGCCGCGACGAGCTCGGCGGAGGCACCCTGCGCGTAGGTGAGATGGGTCTTGCCGATCTTCTCACCGACGGTGACGACGATGCGCTTCCAGCCGATCATGGTGCCGAGGCCGAGCGCGATGGCGACCGCGACCTTCACCCAGGTCGGGATGAACTTGGTCGCGCTGTCGAGCCCGCCCTTGTAGGCGTTCAAGGTCGCGACCTCTTCCTTGCTGAGGTCGTTTTCCTTGTCCTTCATCAGGAAGCGGATCGCTTCCGAGGTCAGGTACATGTCGTTGCGGGTGTTGCCGACGACTTCCGCCGGCACCTTGTTCAGCGAACCGTATTTCGCGACCTGCTCGCCGACATCCTTCACCAGCACCGACAGCGAGGGATAGGTGCCTTCGCTGATGTGATGCGAGGTGATGTACTGCGTCACCGCAGGACGAGGATCGCCGATGATCGCATGGCCGGCGCCCTTGGCCGCAACCACCTTGGACGCAGCTTCCGAGACCTTCGCAAACTGGGCGACCTGCGACTCCGGCAAGGCGCGGTTGAGCGCGTAGGCCGTGGGCACTGTGCCGATCAGGATCAGCATGATCAGGCCCATGCCCTTCTGGCCGTCGTTCGAACCGTGGGCGAAGCTGACACCGGTGCAGGTCAGGATCAGCAGGCCGCGAATCCAGATCGGCGGGGCTTTGTTACCCTCGGGGGCGGCATAGAGCGCTGGGTTCTTGATGATCAGCTTGAGCAGCAGCAGCAGGCCGGCGGCGCAGACGAAGCCGACCAGCGGCGACAGCAGAAGCGCATAGCCGATCTCGGTGGCCTTGCCCCAGTCCACGCCCGAGGTGCCGTCGCGGCCGCGCATCAGCGCGTTCGCGACGCCGACGCCGATGATCGAGCCGATCAGCGTGTGCGAGGAGGAGGCCGGCAGGCCGAAGTACCAGGTGCCGAGGTTCCAAAGGATCGCGGCGATCAGCAGCGCGAACACCATCGCGAAACCGGCGCTGGAGCCGACCTGGAGGATCAGCTCGACGGGCAGCAGCGAGACGATGCCGAAGGCGACCGCGCCGGACGAGAGCAGCACGCCGAGGAAGTTGAAGAAGCCCGACCACATCACCGCAACTTCGGCCGGCAGCGAGTGGGTGTAGATCACGGTCGCAACCGCGTTGGCGGTGTCGTGGAAGCCGTTGACGAACTCGAAGCCGAGCGCGATCAAGAGCGCGACGAACAGGAGGATGAAGGGCAGGTAGCTCGTGACCCTGGTGCCGGTCGCATCGACGTCGGCATAGATGCTGTAGGCCACATAGAGCAGGCCCGCGGCAAGGATGCCGAAGAACAGGATCATCGTCAGCGGATTGAAGCCCTTGTCGAGATTTGGCCGCGAGGCCGGCTGGATCGGCGCGGGATCGGCTACCGCGCGGTCGAATGCAACATCGGTCATGTCTGAACGCCCCTTAACTTTCTGTAAGGGCTATTGTCCTCGATGGATTTGAAGGCTGGATGACAACCGAGGCTTGAAAGCCGTTTTCCCGCTCGTATTCAGGCGGCGCGCGCGGCTTTCTTCTGCAAACCGGCGACGATCTTCAGGTCTTCGACAAAGCGCTGATATTCCAGCGCCTTGGCTTCCGGATCGGGCAGCCGCAGCAGATAGGACGGGTGCACCGTCACCAGCGCCTTGTAACCGTCGGGCAGGTCTATGAGCCGGCCACGGTTCTTTCCGATCGGGGTGATCTTGCCGAACACGCTCTGCGCGGCGGTCGCGCCCATCGCAACGATGAGATCGGGCTGGATGACGGAGACTTCCCGCTCATACCACTGTCGGCAGGCCTTTATCTCCGGCGTATTCGGCTTCTGATGCAGGCGGATTTTGCCGCGCGGCACGAATTTGAAGTGTTTCACCGCGTTGGTGACATAGACCTTCTTGCGGTCGACGCCGGCCTCTTGCAGTGCCCGGTCGAGCATCTGGCCGGCCGGACCGACGAAGGGATGGCCCGCGAGGTCTTCCTTGTCGCCGGGCTGCTCGCCGACCAGCATGATATTGGCGGACTTCGGACCCTCGCCGAACACGGTCTGGGTGGCGTCCTTGTAGAGATGGCAGGCGCGGCAGTGGGCGGCCTCCTCGCGGAGCGCTTCGAGATCGTCGGTAGCGATCTTGCGTTTCATCGGAGCCTCCGGCCGCTTTTGAGGCTTGTGCGGATTGGTTGCGGCATTGGCGATCATGGCGCCGGTCATGCGCTCGGCATCCTCGATCAGAGGCTTAATGATCGAAGCCTCGGGCAGGTTCCTCCAATATTTCTTCGGCATCTCCGTTTGCATCGCCTTCACTTTAAGGCGGGCCGGATTGAAGATGCTGGTGTAGTAGCGCCGCCAGGTTTCCTCCAGCCGGTCTTCGCTCGGCGCCTCGCTCTTGCTGACGCCTGATGTGAACGAGAGCGCGTGGCCATCCCAATGCGCGCACAAATCCGGCGTCAGGATCGACCAGGGCATGTCGGCAAAGCGCTTGGCGAAGAACGGCGCGGCGAGCTCGACGATGTGATGCTCCGGCTCGAACCACGCAACGTAGTGTGCTTCACGTTCCCTGCCGATCTCGCGGAAGCGCACGAAGGCATGCATCTTGTGCTCGTCGCGGTAGACCGCCTTTGCCATGGCCATGACTTGCGCGACATCGGCATCGGTCGCGACCTCGGTGAGATCGTGATTGTTCTTCAGCCGAAACAGCAGGCGATAGAGGATCGCGAAACGCTCGGGATCGCGATGCAGGATCGCGGCCTTGGCGAGCTCGACGAATTTTGCAGGCACGTTGAAGGTGCCGTCGCCAGCCGCCGGCAGCGGAGACGGCGAGGGCGTCGCGAACAGCTCCGCTTCGCCACCCTCCACGGCCCAGGTGACATCGGCCGGTTTCACCTGATGAAGCACGAGGCTACGCGCGGCTTTGCGCCAGCCGTCGAAATCGGTTTCGCTCTCGAGGGTGATGTACTGCATCAGAAGCCAAATCCCAGTTGTGTTGCCTTCGGCTTGAATCGTTCGATCAGCCGTGCCTCGTCGAGGCGATGTGGCGCGGGCCGGTGATCGCTGAGGACGATGAACGGCAGCGCTTTACTCCGGGGCACATGCAGCCGCGCGAGATCGGCGATGCGGATCGTGGTCGTGCGGCGCGCCGCGATGATGCGCTCGACCGCCTTGGTGCCGAAGCCCGGCACGCGCAACAATTCCTCGCGGCTGGCGCGGTTGACGTCGAGCGGGAAGCGGTCGCGGTGGCGCAGCGCCCAGGCGAGTTTTGGATCGATGTCGAGCGGCAGCATCGCGCTGTCGTCGACGATCTCCCCGACGTCGAAGCCGTAGAACCGCATCAGCCAATCGGCCTGATAGAGTCGGTGCTCGCGCAGCAAGGGCGGCGCGCGCAGAGGCAGCGCGCGACTGGCATCGGGGATCGGGCTGAACGCGGAATAATAGACGCGCCTCAGCCGATATGAACCGTAGAGATTGGCGCTGGTGTGGAGGATGGTGTGGTCGGAGGCCGCGTCGGCGCCGACGATCATCTGCGTGCTCTGGCCGGCCGGCGCGAAGCGCTGCGGCTTGGCTTTCGTCTTCGCGCTGCGGCTTTCCTCGGCCTCGTCCAGCTTCAGCCGCAGCCGGCCCATGGTGCGGCGGATCGCGCGCACGTCTTTCTCGGGCGCGAATTGCTGCAGGCTCGTCTCCTGTGGCATCTCGATGTTGATGGAGAGACGGTCGGCATATTTGCCGGCCTCGGAGATCAATGCATCGTCGGCCTCGGGGATAGTCTTGAGATGGATGTAGCCGCGGAAGTGATGCTCCTCGCGCAGTTTGCGCGCGACGCTCACCACCTGCTCCATGGTGTAGTCGGGGTTGCGGATGATGCCGGAGGAGAGAAACAGCCCCTCGATGTAATTGCGCCGGTAGAAGTCGAGCGTCAGCTTGACCACTTCGTCGATGGTGAAGCGGGCACGCGGCACATTGGAGGAGGCGCGGTTGACGCAATAGAGGCAATCGTAATTGCAGGCGTTGGTCAGCAGCACTTTGAGCAGCGAGATGCAGCGGCCGTCCGGCGCGTAGGAATGGCAGATGCCCATGCCGGGCGCGGTCGAGCCCATGCCCTTGCCGTCGCTGGAATCCCGCCTCTCGGTGCCGCTGGAGGCGCAGGACGCGTCGTACTTGGCGGCGTCCGCCAGGATTTCCAGCTTGCGTTGCACGTCCATAGTTGGAATCCCTTTGATTCAGCTCATGAATCCCAAGGCCCGCCAATTCGATTGACTCCCGGGGCGTCGTTAGCTTTATATTAGAACATATCATGAACAAATGAGCTAGCCGCTGGTTCTCTTTTTGAGAGCCATCGGCAATCACCCTTGAGGAGCGGCGTATATGAGCGGCGCACGAACAAGCGCGCTTGCAGCCTTGCGCGGCCAGATCGAGCGCATCGAGACGGCGGAGGTCGTGCATCATCGTGACCGTGTCGCGCTCGGCCATAGCGAGGCCGACAGCGCGCTGAAGGGCGGGCTCGCGCGCGCGACAATCCACGAGGTGTTTTGCGAAGGACGCCAGGGCGCGGCCGCGACCGGCTTTGTCACGGGACTTGCGGGGCGCGTGACGGTGCGCAAGCCACTGCTGTGGGTGCGGCAGGATTTTTCAGACATTGAAACCGGGGCGCTGTCGATGAGCGGGCTCGCCGAGATCGGTCTCGATCCGCGCCGCATGGTGATGGTACGCGCTGCCGACGTGGAGAGTGCCCTGCGCACGTCGGCCGATGCGCTCGCCTGCGACGCGCTGGGCGCGGTCGTGCTCGAGCTCTGGGGTGAGACCAGGCAGTTCGATCTCGTGGCGAGCCGCAAGCTGACGCTGGCTGCGCAATCTTCCGGTGTCACCGGTTTGCTGCTGCGGATGGCCGCGCAACCCTTGCCCTCGACCGCCGAGACCAGATGGATGCTTCGCGCGGCGCATTCGCCGCCGGGGCCGGTGTGGAGTGCCTGGGGCGCGCCGCGCTTCGATGCCGAGCTCCTGCGCAATCGTCATGGCCCCTGCGGCCGGTGGATCATGGAATGGAAATGTGATGAGTGCCAGTTCTCTGAATCGTCGGCGTATCCTCAGCCTGTGGCTGCCGCGCCTGCCCATCGACCGGATCCAGCGGTTCTTCGACGGCGTCGGGCTGGGTAGAACCAATGATCCGAGCATTGTCGTCATCAAGGACAGCAACGCGTTGGTGATCCATGCGCTGGACGAGGCCGCCGAGCGCCTCGGTCTGTATATCGGCCAGCCCCTGGCCAATGCCCGGGCGATGTGTCCGGATCTAAAGGTGTTCGACGCCGATGCCATGGCTGATGCGAAGACGATCGGCGACATCGCCGACTGGTGCGACCGCTTCACGCCGCTGGTGGCGCTCGATCCGCCGCACGGGCTGTTTCTCGACATCACCGGCTGCGCGCATCTGTTTGGCGGCGAGGCTGCGCTGTTGCAAACCCTTGTCCGTGCCCTCGATCGCCAGGGCTTTGCCGTCAGCGCGGCGATCGCCGGTACCTCGGTCTGCGCGCGCACGCTGACGCGGCAATCTTCAGGGACCATCGTTGCCGATGGCGGGGAGGCGGCGGCAATCAGCCGGTTTCCGGTGTCCGCGCTCGGCGCGGGCGAGACTATCAGCACCGGCCTGCGCCGCGCCGGCTTGAAGACCATCGGCGATGTCGCCTCGCGCACGCCGAGCGAAATCACGGCGCGGTTTGGTGCACGATTCTCCACACTGCTCGCGCATGCGCTGGGGCAGGGCGATGCGCCGATCAATCCACGAAAGCCGCTGCCCGATTACATCGTGGAGAAACGCTTTGCCGAGCCGATCGCGACCGACACCATGATCGCGATGACGCTGTCGCGCCTGGCGGACACGCTAATTGCGTCGATGGAGAAGCAGGGCAAGGGCGCGCGCCGGCTGGAGGCCACCTTCTTCCGTACCGACGGCGCCGTGCGTGCGATCATGGTCGAGACCGGACGTCCCGTGACGCGGAGCGCGGTCGTCGACCGGCTGTTCCGCGAGCGTCTCGATGCCCTCGCCGATCCGCTCGATCCCGGCTTCGGCTTCGACATGGTGCGGCTGTCGGCAAGCCGCACCGAGATCGTGGTGCAGGAGCAGCGCGATCTCGACGCCCATGTCCACGACAATGACGAGCTTGCCGCGCTGATCGACCGCATCGCCGCGCGCATCGGCGGAAAGCGCGTCGTCGTGCATCTGCCTGAGGATACCCATATCCCTGAATGTGCGGTGCTGGCGGCGCCTGCCCAGCATCATCTCGCCGTGGCCATGCAGGCCGAATGGCCCGCGCGCACCGAGACTGAGCCGCCGCTGCGTCCGTTGCGGCTGTTCGACAAGCCTGAGCCGATCAATGTGCCGTTCGCGACCGTCCCCGACGGGCCGCCGCATCAATTCACCTGGCGTCGCGCGCTGCATGCGGTAGTGCGGGTGGAAGGCCCCGAGCGCATCGCCATGGAATGGTGGCGGCAGGACGGCAAGCAACTGACGCGGGACTATTTCCGCATCGAGGATGC containing:
- a CDS encoding M20 aminoacylase family protein, encoding MPIVNRVADLQPDIQAWRRDIHQYPELLYDVHRTAAFVADRLREFGCDEVVTGIGQTGVVGVIKGSKPAGEGLKAIGLRADMDALPVEEQTNLPYASKTPGKMHACGHDGHTAMLLGAARYLAETRNFAGDAVVIFQPAEEGGAGGLAMVKDGMMERFGIEQVYGMHNGPGIPVGSFAIRPGPIMAATDEVDIMIEGLGGHAARPHKCVDSVLVGAQVITALQSIVARSVDPLESAVISICEFHAGNARNVIPQTATLRGTIRTLSPEVRKLVEKRVHEVVAGVAQITGAKIDLHYKRNYPVVNNHAAETEIARRIAGQVAGEANVLEMSPLMGGEDFAYMLEARPGAFIFCGNGDSAGLHHPAYNFDDEAIVYGTSYWVKLVEESLAAS
- a CDS encoding putative DNA modification/repair radical SAM protein; translation: MDVQRKLEILADAAKYDASCASSGTERRDSSDGKGMGSTAPGMGICHSYAPDGRCISLLKVLLTNACNYDCLYCVNRASSNVPRARFTIDEVVKLTLDFYRRNYIEGLFLSSGIIRNPDYTMEQVVSVARKLREEHHFRGYIHLKTIPEADDALISEAGKYADRLSINIEMPQETSLQQFAPEKDVRAIRRTMGRLRLKLDEAEESRSAKTKAKPQRFAPAGQSTQMIVGADAASDHTILHTSANLYGSYRLRRVYYSAFSPIPDASRALPLRAPPLLREHRLYQADWLMRFYGFDVGEIVDDSAMLPLDIDPKLAWALRHRDRFPLDVNRASREELLRVPGFGTKAVERIIAARRTTTIRIADLARLHVPRSKALPFIVLSDHRPAPHRLDEARLIERFKPKATQLGFGF
- a CDS encoding GMC family oxidoreductase — encoded protein: MPRRLEGEFDYIVVGAGTAGCILANRLSANSSNRVLVLEAGGDDNWIWFHIPVGYLFAIGNPRSDWMFRTEAEPGLNGRSLAYPRGKVIGGSSAINAMISMRGQAADYDHWRQLGMTGWGYDDLRPLFKQLEDHFLGASEHHGAGGGWRIEAPRLSWDVLDAVGDAAEEMGIKRIPDFNTGDNEGTSYFHVNQKRGRRWSSARGFLKPVLNRPNLRLEKHVLVDRLIIEQGRAIGVRFIQNGEIFETRAKREVILSAGAIGSVQVLHRSGIGPADWLSPLGIDIVMDKPGIGRNLQDHLQQRAIYKVEGVRTLNETYYNLVRRGLMGLDYAFRRRGPLTMAPSQLGIFTRSDATRARANIQFHVQPLSLDKFGDPLHRFPAITVSACNLQPTSRGTVRLRSATPDEKPIIAPNYLSTDDDRQVGADAIRTTRRLMQQKALAKYRPSEYLPGPAVGDDDASLAKAAGDIGTTIFHPVGTAKMGAVSDPMAVVDERLRFYGLGGLRIVDASIMPTITSGNTNTPTAMIAEKGATMILEDAK
- a CDS encoding inorganic phosphate transporter codes for the protein MTDVAFDRAVADPAPIQPASRPNLDKGFNPLTMILFFGILAAGLLYVAYSIYADVDATGTRVTSYLPFILLFVALLIALGFEFVNGFHDTANAVATVIYTHSLPAEVAVMWSGFFNFLGVLLSSGAVAFGIVSLLPVELILQVGSSAGFAMVFALLIAAILWNLGTWYFGLPASSSHTLIGSIIGVGVANALMRGRDGTSGVDWGKATEIGYALLLSPLVGFVCAAGLLLLLKLIIKNPALYAAPEGNKAPPIWIRGLLILTCTGVSFAHGSNDGQKGMGLIMLILIGTVPTAYALNRALPESQVAQFAKVSEAASKVVAAKGAGHAIIGDPRPAVTQYITSHHISEGTYPSLSVLVKDVGEQVAKYGSLNKVPAEVVGNTRNDMYLTSEAIRFLMKDKENDLSKEEVATLNAYKGGLDSATKFIPTWVKVAVAIALGLGTMIGWKRIVVTVGEKIGKTHLTYAQGASAELVAAATIGAADVFGLPVSTTHVLSSGVAGTMAANGSGLQVATIRNMVMAWVLTLPVAILLSGTLYVIFSRIF
- a CDS encoding DNA polymerase Y family protein; protein product: MSASSLNRRRILSLWLPRLPIDRIQRFFDGVGLGRTNDPSIVVIKDSNALVIHALDEAAERLGLYIGQPLANARAMCPDLKVFDADAMADAKTIGDIADWCDRFTPLVALDPPHGLFLDITGCAHLFGGEAALLQTLVRALDRQGFAVSAAIAGTSVCARTLTRQSSGTIVADGGEAAAISRFPVSALGAGETISTGLRRAGLKTIGDVASRTPSEITARFGARFSTLLAHALGQGDAPINPRKPLPDYIVEKRFAEPIATDTMIAMTLSRLADTLIASMEKQGKGARRLEATFFRTDGAVRAIMVETGRPVTRSAVVDRLFRERLDALADPLDPGFGFDMVRLSASRTEIVVQEQRDLDAHVHDNDELAALIDRIAARIGGKRVVVHLPEDTHIPECAVLAAPAQHHLAVAMQAEWPARTETEPPLRPLRLFDKPEPINVPFATVPDGPPHQFTWRRALHAVVRVEGPERIAMEWWRQDGKQLTRDYFRIEDAEGLRFWIFRDGLYEGECFDGDGKPAPPGWYVHGLFA
- a CDS encoding metallophosphoesterase; amino-acid sequence: MSGHDHGEDGLSRRKVLECMTWAGTGVLWTITGGVPRSLGIIDSAQAATAAAPGMTFLQISDSHVGFDKPANPNALGTLEEAINKINAMPVKPSFMIHTGDITHLSKAAEFDNADRIISQSKLDVHYVPGEHDFLDEDVKFYRERYGRGTKGAGWYSFDAGGVHFIGLVNVVDLKAGGLGNLGAEQLAWLEDDLRGKSKSTPIVLFAHIPLWTVYPEWGWGTEDGARALEQVKGFGSVTVLNGHIHQVMQKVEGNVTFHTARSTAFPQPAPGSAPSPGPMKVEDAKLRAMLGVASINFKQNEQRLAIIDTPLQG
- a CDS encoding UdgX family uracil-DNA binding protein (This protein belongs to the uracil DNA glycosylase superfamily, members of which act in excision repair of DNA. However, it belongs more specifically to UdgX branch, whose founding member was found to bind uracil in DNA (where it does not belong), without cleaving it, appears to promote DNA repair by a pathway involving RecA, rather than base excision.) — translated: MQYITLESETDFDGWRKAARSLVLHQVKPADVTWAVEGGEAELFATPSPSPLPAAGDGTFNVPAKFVELAKAAILHRDPERFAILYRLLFRLKNNHDLTEVATDADVAQVMAMAKAVYRDEHKMHAFVRFREIGREREAHYVAWFEPEHHIVELAAPFFAKRFADMPWSILTPDLCAHWDGHALSFTSGVSKSEAPSEDRLEETWRRYYTSIFNPARLKVKAMQTEMPKKYWRNLPEASIIKPLIEDAERMTGAMIANAATNPHKPQKRPEAPMKRKIATDDLEALREEAAHCRACHLYKDATQTVFGEGPKSANIMLVGEQPGDKEDLAGHPFVGPAGQMLDRALQEAGVDRKKVYVTNAVKHFKFVPRGKIRLHQKPNTPEIKACRQWYEREVSVIQPDLIVAMGATAAQSVFGKITPIGKNRGRLIDLPDGYKALVTVHPSYLLRLPDPEAKALEYQRFVEDLKIVAGLQKKAARAA
- a CDS encoding ImuA family protein, encoding MSGARTSALAALRGQIERIETAEVVHHRDRVALGHSEADSALKGGLARATIHEVFCEGRQGAAATGFVTGLAGRVTVRKPLLWVRQDFSDIETGALSMSGLAEIGLDPRRMVMVRAADVESALRTSADALACDALGAVVLELWGETRQFDLVASRKLTLAAQSSGVTGLLLRMAAQPLPSTAETRWMLRAAHSPPGPVWSAWGAPRFDAELLRNRHGPCGRWIMEWKCDECQFSESSAYPQPVAAAPAHRPDPAVLRRRRAG